One Loxodonta africana isolate mLoxAfr1 chromosome 4, mLoxAfr1.hap2, whole genome shotgun sequence genomic region harbors:
- the MFSD5 gene encoding molybdate-anion transporter, whose product MLVTAYLAFVVLLASCLGLELSRCQAKPPGRACSNPSFLRFQLDFYQVYFLALAADWLQAPYLYKLYQHYHFLEGQIAIFYVCGLASTVLFGLVASSLVDWLGRKKSCVLFSLTYSLCCLTKLSRDYFVLLVGRVLGGLSTALLFSAFEAWYIHEHMERHDFPSEWIPATFARVAFWNHVLAVAAGVAAEAVASWMGLGPVAPFVAAIPLLALAGTLALRNWGENYDRQRAFSRTCAGGLRCLLSDRRVLLLGTIQALFESVIFIFIFLWTPVLHPHGAPLGIVFSSFMAASLLGSSLYRIATSKRYHLQPMHLLSLAVLIVVFSLFMLTFSTSPGQESPVESFIAFLLIELACGLYFPSMSFLRRKVIPETEQAGVLNWFRVPLHLLACLGLLVLHDSDRKTGTRNMFSICSAVMVMALLAVVGLFTVVRHDAELRVPSPSGEPYAPEL is encoded by the coding sequence ATGCTGGTGACTGCCTATCTCGCCTTTGTTGTACTCCTGGCCTCGTGCCTGGGGCTGGAGCTGTCAAGATGCCAGGCTAAGCCCCCTGGAAGAGCCTGCAGCAATCCCTCCTTCCTTCGGTTTCAACTGGACTTCTATCAAGTCTACTTCCTGGCCCTGGCAGCTGACTGGCTCCAGGCCCCCTACCTatataaactctatcagcattacCACTTCTTGGAGGGTCAAATTGCCATCTTCTATGTCTGTGGCCTTGCCTCCACAGTCCTCTTTGGCCTGGTGGCCTCCTCCCTCGTGGATTGGCTGGGTCGGAAGAAGTCTTGTGTCCTCTTCTCACTCACCTATTCTCTATGCTGCCTAACCAAACTCTCCCGGGACTACTTTGTGCTGCTGGTGGGCCGAGTGCTTGGTGGACTGTCCACAGCCCTGCTCTTCTCGGCCTTCGAGGCCTGGTACATTCATGAACACATGGAGCGGCATGACTTTCCTAGTGAGTGGATCCCAGCTACCTTTGCCCGAGTTGCCTTCTGGAACCATGTGCTGGCTGTAGCAGCAGGTGTGGCAGCTGAAGCTGTGGCCAGCTGGATGGGGCTGGGGCCTGTAGCACCCTTTGTGGCCGCCATCCCTCTCCTGGCTCTGGCTGGGACCTTGGCCCTTCGCAACTGGGGGGAAAACTATGACCGGCAGCGTGCCTTCTCACGGACATGTGCTGGGGGCCTGCGTTGCCTCCTGTCAGACCGCCGTGTGCTGCTGCTGGGCACCATACAGGCCTTGTTTGAGAGTGTCATCTTCATCTTTATCTTCCTCTGGACACCCGTGCTGCACCCACATGGGGCCCCGCTGGGcattgtcttctccagcttcatgGCAGCCAGCCTGCTTGGCTCTTCCCTGTACCGCATTGCCACCTCCAAGAGGTACCACCTTCAGCCCATGCACCTACTCTCCCTTGCTGTCCTCATCGTTGTCTTCTCCCTCTTCATGTTGACTTTCTCCACTAGCCCAGGCCAGGAGAGCCCAGTGGAGTCCTTCATAGCCTTCCTACTTATCGAGTTGGCCTGTGGGCTGTACTTTCCCAGCATGAGTTTCCTGCGGAGAAAGGTGATCCCTGAGACAGAGCAGGCTGGTGTACTTAACTGGTTCCGCGTGCCCCTGCACCTGCTGGCCTGCCTGGGGCTCCTTGTGCTCCATGACAGTGATCGCAAAACAGGGACTcggaacatgttcagcatttgctcTGCCGTCATGGTGATGGCACTGCTGGCGGTGGTGGGGCTCTTCACAGTGGTACGGCATGATGCTGAATTGCGGGTACCCTCACCCAGCGGGGAGCCGTATGCCCCTGAACTCTAA
- the LOC135231201 gene encoding uncharacterized LOC122455340 homolog, whose protein sequence is MDFSLGLRVGPRNKKIALQQPPTLSGHSPPAASPCLSCLHSVCACPCPACLPPICSCTACPSHTATCPSCPSLPGPPCTCFCPPCPACPSLVGPHTSCILCASPPLTCSHLPPCPIYPCPKGRAAYPSSRLGCSDSCSDSCGHGRGAAWGPPGSTGHCSCCFRGQRTSQGCCLIV, encoded by the coding sequence ATGGACTTCTCTTTGGGGCTACGCGTGGGACCTCGCAACAAGAAAATTGCCCTCCAACAGCCTCCTACTCTCTCTGGGCACAGCCCACCAGCTGCCTCTCCTTGCCTGTCTTGTCTCCACTCTGTCTGTGCCTGCCCCTGCCCTGCCTGTCTCCCTCCCATCTGCTCCTGCACTGCCTGTCCCTCTCACACAGCTACCTGCCCCTCCTGTCCCAGCCTTCCTGGCCCACCCTGCACCTGCTTCTGCCCTCCCTGCCCTGCCTGTCCATCCTTGGTTGGTCCCCATACCTCCTGCATTCTCTGTGCCAGTCCACCGTTGACCTGCAGTCACCTCCCACCTTGCCCCATTTACCCTTGCCCCAAGGGCCGAGCTGCCTATCCGAGCTCCCGCTTGGGCTGCAGTGACAGCTGCAGCGACAGCTGTGGCCATGGCAGAGGGGCTGCCTGGGGCCCTCCAGGCTCCACTGGCCACTGCAGCTGCTGCTTCAGGGGGCAACGCACCTCTCAGGGGTGCTGCCTGATAGTATAG